A window of the Ipomoea triloba cultivar NCNSP0323 chromosome 14, ASM357664v1 genome harbors these coding sequences:
- the LOC116004982 gene encoding FCS-Like Zinc finger 8-like gives MLRSRSRKAVSRKKQGFMAAEQQICVPASSPTQSPKKPVSSFLGSPRIFNGLLGRTLSGSENGGGGMSISPTSILGHPLGYERSPSPTRNTSPLPESLGVGLAIIDSSPENRSVLFGSKLRVQIPSLISPVESPKSPADFGIKTPRNPPLLSFSAQPKESPPVENLSLSEMELSEDYTCVITHGPNPKTTHIFDNCVVESCCGVMKLSEVRRENSSSSSSSSPATSPSLSFLRFCHGCEVNLGGGKDIYMYRGERAFCSEECRSQEMGLEIEGKKNGL, from the exons ATGCTGAGGAGCAGATCGAGAAAAGCAGTGAGCAGAAAGAAGCAAGGATTCATGGCGGCTGAGCAGCAGATATGTGTACCCGCGTCTTCCCCGACCCAGAGCCCGAAAAAGCCCGTTTCGTCGTTCTTGGGTTCTCCGAGGATCTTTAATGGGCTTTTGGGGAGGACTCTGTCAGGATCGGAGAACGGCGGGGGCGGGATGAGCATAAGCCCGACTTCCATTTTGGGCCATCCTTTGGGGTATGAGAGAAGCCCGAGCCCGACTCGGAACACCAGCCCACTGCCCGAATCCTTGGGAGTCGGGCTGGCAATCATTGACTCGTCTCCCGAAAACCGGAGTGTTCTGTTCGGGTCAAAGCTGAGAGTCCAAATCCCGTCTCTGATATCTCCGGTGGAGTCCCCGAAGTCTCCGGCGGATTTCGGGATCAAGACTCCCCGGAATCCGCCATTGCTGAGCTTTTCCGCTCAGCCCAAAGAGTCCCCGCCGGTGGAGAATCTCTCCCTGAGCGAGATGGAGCTCTCGGAGGACTACACGTGCGTGATCACCCACGGCCCGAACCCGAAAACCACACACATATTCGATAATTGCGTGGTAGAGAGTTGCTGTGGTGTGATGAAGCTTTCAGAAGTGAGAAGGgagaattcttcttcttcatcatcatcttccccTGCAACCTCTCCTTCACTGAGTTTTCTGAGGTTCTGCCATGGCTGTGAGGTCAATCTTGGAGGTGGAAAAGATATCTACATGTATAG GGGGGAGAGAGCGTTTTGCAGCGAAGAATGCCGCAGCCAAGAGATGGGTTTGGAGATTGAAGGAAAGAAGAATGGCCTCTGA
- the LOC116003473 gene encoding major pollen allergen Ole e 6-like: MAVAQKFVAVFLVSMFVLVVHTDASVSPVYRKCFDSCFPACISKAKDTKDIIRCEKGCDIDCAVKDFKAKLNAIKARSGSNKHKQ, translated from the exons ATGGCAGTTGCCCAGAAGTTCGTTGCAGTGTTTCTGGTGTCCATGTTTGTCCTCGTCGTCCACACTGACGCCTCTGTTTCTCCGGTTTACAGGAAATGTTTCGATTCTTGCTTTCCCGCTTGCATAAGCAAGGCAAAAGACACAAAAGACATCATCAGATGCGAGAAGGGTTGTGACATCGATTGTGCCGTCAAGGATTttaaag CCAAGCTGAACGCCATTAAGGCTCGAAGTGGAAGCAACAAGCATAAGCAGTGA
- the LOC116004983 gene encoding uncharacterized protein LOC116004983 has protein sequence METLVVVAQHRNQYYNKSKGHGPGRFGSFGSPPSGSFREINCRTFQTGSGILPTPLKSYSTPITKRSRSTSASFSPKTPSPSVNSQSEDQKNKIRSVRSSAIPINLKLGASSRKGSSFSEDVHFSERWAGPTYSNSPPPSSLPMPKFSLKPKRTVSLELPSSASAIDDFRPIAVSAPASPTRERSPSPGDLFDLDDSATKCLRRILNLDITDD, from the coding sequence ATGGAGACGCTTGTTGTAGTTGCTCAGCATAGGAACCAGTACTATAACAAATCTAAGGGCCATGGCCCTGGTCGGTTTGGGTCCTTTGGATCCCCTCCTTCTGGGAGTTTCCGGGAGATTAATTGCCGGACTTTCCAGACTGGATCGGGTATACTCCCAACCCCACTCAAGTCTTATTCCACCCCGATCACCAAGCGATCTCGATCCACTTCTGCTTCCTTTTCACCTAAGACGCCTTCTCCGTCAGTTAATTCTCAGTCTGAAGATCAGAAAAACAAGATAAGATCTGTCAGAAGTAGTGCAATACCAATTAACCTCAAACTGGGTGCCAGTTCTAGAAAGGGTAGTTCTTTCAGTGAGGATGTTCATTTCTCGGAGCGCTGGGCTGGTCCTACATATTCAAACTCACCTCCTCCTAGTTCATTGCCTATGCCCAAGTTTTCTTTGAAGCCTAAGCGGACTGTTTCACTTGAGTTACCATCCTCAGCTTCTGCTATTGATGATTTTCGTCCCATTGCTGTATCTGCACCAGCTTCCCCTACCAGGGAACGCAGCCCTTCTCCGGGAGATTTGTTTGACCTTGATGACTCTGCGACGAAGTGTCTTCGTCGTATTCTCAATCTTGACATTACTGATGATTAA